The Desulfoscipio gibsoniae DSM 7213 genome contains a region encoding:
- the mntA gene encoding type VII toxin-antitoxin system MntA family adenylyltransferase antitoxin: MQSREKEINVFISKLVKILELRRDIAAVYLFGSYGTEFQTKHSDIDLGVIFLPEVNADLRTELELEVALSLAMGTDQIDVVNLNRSPIQLRYRAISEGCLIYQGDYVATSNFLEETYKYYLDYAYHLKNFHRERSKALKEAYANGG; the protein is encoded by the coding sequence ATGCAGTCAAGGGAAAAGGAGATTAATGTTTTTATTAGCAAGCTGGTAAAAATATTGGAATTAAGAAGAGATATAGCGGCGGTATATTTGTTTGGCTCATACGGAACAGAGTTTCAAACCAAACATAGCGATATTGATCTGGGTGTTATCTTTCTGCCGGAAGTTAATGCTGATTTAAGGACAGAATTGGAACTGGAAGTTGCTTTAAGTTTAGCAATGGGAACAGACCAAATTGACGTGGTTAATCTAAACAGATCACCCATCCAACTGCGTTACCGTGCTATCTCGGAAGGCTGTTTGATCTACCAGGGGGATTACGTAGCCACCAGTAATTTCTTGGAGGAAACGTATAAATACTATCTTGATTACGCATACCACCTAAAAAATTTTCACCGTGAAAGGAGTAAGGCGTTGAAGGAGGCTTACGCCAATGGTGGATAA
- a CDS encoding DUF441 domain-containing protein, translating to MTLLTSLGQAGILLLVIILLGIVGHNYVVAAAAGVLLALRLLHGEALFPVLEKNALNVGIGIITLAILIPFASGGIGWAELYRTLASPTGLVALATGVFVAYLGGRGVGFLTAQPQVMVGLMVGTIVGVAFFRGVPVGPLIAAGMVALVMGLLGYGK from the coding sequence GTGACCCTTTTGACATCTTTGGGACAAGCCGGTATTCTTCTTTTAGTCATTATTTTACTGGGCATTGTAGGACATAATTACGTGGTGGCCGCCGCCGCGGGGGTGTTGCTGGCGCTGCGCCTACTGCACGGTGAGGCGCTGTTCCCCGTATTGGAAAAAAACGCCCTCAATGTGGGTATTGGCATTATCACCTTGGCCATATTAATTCCTTTTGCCAGCGGGGGGATTGGTTGGGCGGAATTGTACAGAACTCTGGCCAGTCCCACCGGGCTGGTGGCTTTGGCTACGGGTGTTTTTGTAGCCTATTTAGGGGGCCGGGGGGTTGGTTTTCTAACCGCCCAGCCACAGGTAATGGTGGGGCTCATGGTGGGTACCATCGTGGGGGTGGCCTTCTTCCGGGGCGTGCCCGTGGGACCCCTCATCGCCGCCGGTATGGTGGCTCTGGTTATGGGATTGCTGGGCTATGGCAAATGA
- a CDS encoding FAD binding domain-containing protein, with product MLRLPEFNMITPNTLTEALDCLIEPNTTVVAGGTDLYPNLKRRQIKFRNLISLSRLRELREISGDEKKGLVIGATVSLTEVAGNPVLKSYYPALAHAAHLVSTPQLRNAGTLGGNVCLNTRCMYFNQNELWRRSLGYCLKAFGSVCQAAPKSRRCFAVSSADTVPVLVALAARLRLRSSTGEREILIEDFYGKDGINYLTKKPDEILTAILLPPAGGLQMNYIKLRSRNAFDFPVVGVAVALEKNDANKVVRARVVLGAVESRPLLIKEAEVMMGNKLTQEIIDTVAKAAFKQARPLDNTDMGPAYRKRMARELTALALKQLV from the coding sequence ATGCTAAGGTTGCCTGAATTTAATATGATTACCCCAAATACGCTGACCGAAGCACTGGATTGTCTGATTGAGCCCAATACTACCGTTGTGGCCGGCGGTACCGACCTTTATCCCAACTTAAAACGCCGTCAGATAAAATTTCGCAACCTGATATCACTTTCGCGCTTGCGCGAACTGCGCGAGATATCCGGTGATGAAAAAAAAGGACTGGTTATTGGAGCCACCGTATCCCTGACAGAGGTTGCCGGCAACCCCGTGCTCAAGAGCTACTACCCGGCCTTGGCACATGCCGCGCATTTGGTTTCCACTCCCCAGCTGCGCAATGCCGGTACTCTTGGCGGCAACGTCTGCTTAAACACCCGCTGTATGTACTTTAATCAAAACGAGCTCTGGCGCCGGAGCCTGGGGTATTGCCTGAAAGCCTTCGGCTCCGTCTGTCAGGCGGCGCCAAAGAGCCGTCGTTGCTTTGCCGTTTCGTCGGCAGACACCGTTCCGGTACTGGTTGCTCTGGCTGCTCGTTTGCGTCTGCGCAGCTCTACCGGAGAGAGGGAAATCCTAATTGAAGATTTTTACGGGAAAGACGGTATCAACTACTTAACTAAAAAGCCCGACGAAATCCTCACTGCCATTCTGCTGCCCCCGGCAGGAGGTCTGCAGATGAATTATATTAAGCTGCGCTCCCGCAATGCTTTCGACTTTCCCGTTGTCGGTGTAGCCGTGGCTTTGGAAAAAAACGATGCCAATAAGGTGGTCAGGGCCAGAGTAGTGCTGGGCGCGGTAGAATCCAGGCCTTTGCTAATAAAGGAAGCGGAGGTTATGATGGGTAATAAGTTAACGCAGGAGATTATTGACACGGTGGCCAAGGCAGCTTTCAAACAGGCCAGGCCGCTGGACAATACCGATATGGGGCCGGCTTACCGCAAGCGAATGGCCCGTGAATTAACGGCTCTGGCACTTAAACAGTTGGTGTAG
- a CDS encoding SIR2 family NAD-dependent protein deacylase, with protein MLLQEQVATLADMLLNSKKTVVLTGAGISTESGIPDFRSPGGLWSKVDPMYAFSAETFTHRPEAFYQAGLPHLASIKSARPNRAHEVLAELEKASLLAGVVTQNVDSLHQRAGSTKVWEVHGHLRSATCMQCGGQIVWDHLMDKVMASQIPPRCNDCQGIYKPDCVFFGDPLTRDFTEATREVATTELMLVIGSSLEVAPANYLPMMAGSLAIINLDATVADSKANLIINRRAGETMDLLWNVLLRRHLV; from the coding sequence ATGCTTTTGCAAGAGCAGGTGGCCACACTGGCCGACATGTTGCTGAACAGTAAAAAAACAGTGGTACTGACCGGTGCCGGGATATCCACTGAGAGCGGCATTCCTGATTTTCGTAGCCCGGGCGGTCTGTGGTCCAAGGTCGACCCGATGTACGCATTCTCGGCCGAAACCTTTACTCACCGGCCTGAGGCCTTTTACCAGGCCGGCCTGCCCCATTTGGCCTCCATTAAATCAGCCCGTCCCAACCGGGCCCATGAAGTGCTGGCTGAACTGGAAAAAGCAAGTTTGCTGGCCGGCGTGGTCACTCAAAACGTGGACAGCCTGCACCAGCGTGCCGGCTCAACAAAAGTATGGGAAGTGCACGGGCACCTGCGTTCAGCAACATGTATGCAGTGTGGCGGGCAAATAGTTTGGGACCACTTAATGGATAAAGTGATGGCCAGTCAAATACCGCCCCGCTGCAATGACTGCCAGGGGATTTATAAGCCCGACTGCGTTTTTTTCGGTGATCCCCTGACCCGGGATTTTACTGAGGCCACCAGGGAGGTAGCCACCACTGAATTAATGCTGGTCATAGGTTCCAGCCTTGAAGTGGCGCCGGCCAACTACCTGCCCATGATGGCCGGCAGTTTGGCAATAATCAATCTTGATGCCACCGTAGCGGACAGTAAGGCCAATCTTATCATCAATCGCCGGGCCGGTGAAACCATGGACTTATTGTGGAATGTACTGCTCAGGCGACACTTGGTTTGA
- the amrS gene encoding AmmeMemoRadiSam system radical SAM enzyme, with product MFYTKGPEEQVNCQVCPRLCNIPPGKRGFCRVRENMGGILYATNYAECSSYALDPIEKKPLYHFYPGKLIFSLGTVGCNLRCGFCQNWQIAQETPSTTRISPEQAVELALEQKKRGYPCVGLAYTYSEPFMWYEYVYDTAKLARDAGLKNVLVTNGYVNEQPLRELLPYIDAMNIDVKAFTDDFYRSTCAGRLDPVLRTVEVAHGHCHIEITTLLITGLNDNQEEISSLVDWLAGVDPDMPLHFSRYFPNYKLDLPPTPEETLMRARDLARQKLHYVYIGNAPQLKSSSTTCPGCGTVLIDREGYRTQVGEISDGTCPGCGKRISLVT from the coding sequence ATGTTTTATACCAAAGGACCTGAGGAACAGGTTAACTGCCAGGTATGCCCCCGGCTGTGTAATATTCCCCCGGGCAAGCGGGGATTTTGCCGGGTGAGGGAAAATATGGGTGGTATTCTTTATGCTACCAATTACGCTGAGTGCTCCTCATATGCCCTTGATCCTATTGAAAAGAAGCCCCTTTACCACTTTTACCCGGGTAAATTGATATTTTCTCTGGGCACTGTGGGCTGCAATCTGCGCTGTGGTTTCTGCCAGAACTGGCAAATTGCCCAGGAAACTCCCAGTACCACCCGCATAAGCCCGGAACAGGCGGTGGAATTGGCACTGGAGCAAAAAAAGCGCGGTTACCCCTGTGTGGGCCTGGCCTATACCTACTCGGAGCCTTTCATGTGGTATGAATATGTGTACGACACCGCCAAGCTTGCCCGGGATGCCGGCCTGAAAAATGTACTGGTAACCAACGGTTATGTCAACGAACAGCCGCTGCGGGAACTGCTTCCCTATATCGATGCTATGAACATTGATGTTAAGGCTTTTACCGATGATTTTTATCGCTCTACTTGTGCAGGCCGGCTGGATCCTGTTTTGCGTACTGTAGAGGTTGCCCACGGGCACTGTCATATAGAAATAACCACTTTATTGATAACCGGTTTAAACGACAACCAGGAGGAAATCAGCAGTCTGGTGGACTGGTTGGCCGGTGTGGATCCGGATATGCCTCTGCATTTTTCTCGTTACTTTCCCAACTACAAGCTGGATTTGCCACCCACCCCGGAGGAAACTTTAATGCGGGCCAGGGACCTGGCCCGGCAAAAACTGCACTATGTTTATATCGGCAATGCACCTCAGCTGAAATCTTCCAGCACAACCTGCCCGGGCTGCGGTACAGTGCTTATCGACCGGGAGGGATATCGAACGCAGGTGGGAGAAATATCAGATGGCACTTGCCCCGGGTGTGGGAAAAGAATATCATTGGTAACGTAA
- the amrA gene encoding AmmeMemoRadiSam system protein A: protein MSIVFCGICPHPPVMVPEVGRGQDEEVASTKKAMLELGRRLNESGAQTLVMITPHGTVFSDGIGISAVKELQGSLSQFGAAGVRFTLPNDLQLVHKIKEMAGLQGITTAGIDNALAARFGVSTELDHGITAPLYFIREAGVSMPLVHVSMGLLPFHELYSFGVAVRDAAAALDKKVAVLASSDLSHRLTPDAPAGYHPSGKDFDLQLVELVGAADVEGICGIDADLVEKAGECGLRSIIMMLGALDGVEINSEVLSYEGPFGVGYMVAALVPGVRNDKRRWQEKLRHGALVRASQRRSAESYPVQLARAVLEHYYGGSKDKPYETSGVPDEFANRRAGVFVSLKKHGHLRGCIGTIAPTYNNITEEIAENAISAATRDPRFNPVEPEELPELDISVDILTDPEPVQSMDELDPHRYGVIVSAGSRRGLLLPDLEGIDTVEEQVAIARQKAGISPGEKIRLERFKVVRYR, encoded by the coding sequence ATGTCCATAGTATTTTGTGGTATTTGTCCCCACCCTCCCGTGATGGTGCCCGAGGTGGGGCGTGGTCAGGATGAGGAAGTGGCCAGCACTAAAAAAGCCATGCTGGAATTAGGCCGGCGATTAAATGAAAGCGGTGCCCAAACTTTGGTGATGATTACCCCGCACGGCACTGTTTTCAGCGATGGTATTGGTATCAGCGCGGTAAAAGAGCTTCAAGGCAGCCTGAGCCAGTTCGGCGCTGCCGGGGTGCGCTTTACGCTGCCCAATGATTTGCAATTGGTGCATAAGATAAAGGAAATGGCCGGTTTGCAGGGCATTACCACTGCGGGTATAGATAATGCCCTGGCCGCTCGCTTTGGCGTATCCACCGAGCTGGACCACGGTATTACAGCGCCGCTGTATTTCATCCGGGAAGCTGGTGTGAGTATGCCTTTGGTGCATGTGTCCATGGGCCTGCTGCCCTTCCACGAGCTTTACTCCTTCGGGGTGGCTGTGCGGGATGCCGCCGCGGCATTAGATAAAAAAGTAGCTGTGCTGGCCAGCTCGGATCTTTCCCACCGGCTGACCCCGGACGCACCGGCCGGTTATCACCCATCCGGGAAGGATTTTGACTTGCAATTGGTGGAGTTGGTTGGTGCGGCGGATGTGGAGGGTATCTGCGGGATTGATGCGGACCTGGTGGAAAAGGCCGGGGAATGCGGGCTGAGGTCCATCATTATGATGTTGGGCGCACTGGACGGGGTGGAAATAAACAGCGAGGTGTTGTCCTACGAAGGGCCCTTCGGGGTGGGCTATATGGTAGCTGCGCTGGTGCCTGGTGTGCGGAATGATAAGCGCCGGTGGCAGGAAAAATTGCGTCACGGGGCACTGGTCCGGGCAAGTCAGAGGAGATCGGCTGAAAGTTACCCTGTGCAGCTTGCCCGGGCGGTGCTGGAGCACTATTACGGCGGGTCAAAGGATAAACCTTATGAGACTTCCGGGGTGCCGGATGAATTTGCCAACCGCCGGGCGGGGGTGTTTGTATCACTGAAAAAACACGGCCACCTGAGAGGTTGTATCGGCACCATTGCTCCAACATATAATAATATAACCGAAGAAATTGCCGAGAACGCCATTAGCGCCGCCACCCGGGACCCCCGCTTTAATCCGGTTGAGCCGGAAGAACTACCGGAACTTGATATTTCGGTGGATATTTTAACCGACCCGGAGCCTGTACAGAGTATGGATGAGCTGGATCCCCATCGGTATGGGGTTATTGTCTCCGCAGGCAGCAGGCGGGGACTGCTGCTGCCTGATTTAGAGGGCATTGACACCGTGGAGGAGCAGGTGGCCATCGCCAGGCAAAAAGCGGGCATTAGCCCGGGAGAAAAAATACGCTTGGAACGTTTTAAGGTGGTCAGGTACCGGTAG
- a CDS encoding helicase-related protein, which produces MALVNNAACVGVIESIQDHLPTLYFVFSRGRTELLAEELSREWDFLLSEEKNRVNELIEKSEQVSPGLFGGRRKHLRRLLLQGIGYHHAGLSPALKELVENLYEARLIFVLFCTETFAVGINFPAASTVFDATRKWDGRNHRGLLNREFFQMAGRAGRRGFDKVGHVYVNIDEKFPEQTGFFDESQVEPVRGRLVISPNTALSLLHWKTDAEIERYLSQNLAVYQNNREIASLAGELETVEEKIFTLRKHFCEDKDGPSCPMLREKLKKELNRLRNRKRRHKPEIPGRIAEIKSILAQPAKGCLHHDCRDAHDEIAALVERKKELVRRNRQLKRYAVDYHQEFRRMCDLLEKLGFIEGKTLLPRGLFALHVHVQEILVTELVFSGILREASPAEAAAILAGIDYQPGRDEVVLPGAYNMDNVALLRNDLLDAGVPEHLCVWSPLPGPLSESWYNGATFEELQKRCNLHEGDIFSTIRREIDVLRQIERAAGEDRSFRQVMHDIRNTLDRDEVAVLI; this is translated from the coding sequence ATGGCACTGGTGAATAATGCTGCTTGTGTGGGCGTAATTGAGTCGATCCAGGACCACCTGCCCACCCTTTACTTTGTATTCAGCAGGGGACGCACGGAACTTTTAGCCGAAGAGTTGAGCCGGGAATGGGACTTTTTGCTGTCCGAAGAAAAGAACAGGGTTAATGAGCTGATTGAAAAGTCGGAACAGGTCTCCCCGGGTTTGTTCGGGGGGCGGCGCAAGCATCTGCGGCGCTTGCTGCTTCAGGGCATCGGCTACCACCATGCCGGCCTGTCACCTGCTTTAAAAGAACTGGTAGAAAATCTTTACGAGGCCAGGCTTATTTTTGTGCTTTTTTGCACCGAAACCTTTGCCGTGGGTATTAATTTTCCAGCGGCCAGTACGGTATTCGATGCCACCCGCAAATGGGATGGGCGAAATCACCGCGGATTGTTGAACCGGGAATTCTTCCAAATGGCCGGCCGGGCCGGCAGGCGCGGTTTCGATAAGGTGGGGCATGTTTATGTCAATATAGATGAAAAATTCCCCGAGCAAACCGGCTTTTTTGATGAAAGCCAGGTAGAGCCGGTAAGGGGCCGGTTGGTGATTTCCCCCAATACCGCTCTCAGCCTGCTGCACTGGAAAACCGATGCTGAAATAGAGCGCTATCTTTCCCAGAACCTGGCGGTGTACCAGAACAACCGGGAAATTGCCAGCCTGGCCGGGGAACTGGAAACGGTAGAGGAAAAAATCTTCACCTTGCGCAAACACTTTTGTGAGGATAAAGACGGGCCATCCTGTCCTATGCTGCGGGAAAAATTGAAAAAAGAACTGAACCGCCTGCGCAATCGCAAGCGACGTCATAAGCCCGAGATACCGGGGCGGATAGCGGAAATTAAGTCTATCCTGGCCCAGCCTGCCAAGGGGTGTCTGCACCATGACTGCCGGGACGCCCATGATGAAATCGCTGCTTTGGTGGAGCGCAAAAAGGAACTGGTGCGGCGCAATCGCCAGCTGAAAAGATATGCCGTGGATTACCACCAGGAATTTCGCCGCATGTGTGATTTGTTGGAAAAACTCGGATTTATCGAAGGTAAGACGCTATTGCCCCGGGGGCTCTTTGCCCTGCATGTACACGTTCAGGAAATACTGGTTACCGAACTGGTATTTTCAGGTATTCTGCGGGAAGCGTCACCGGCGGAAGCAGCCGCTATTTTAGCGGGCATTGATTACCAGCCCGGCCGGGACGAAGTGGTGTTGCCCGGTGCATACAACATGGATAATGTGGCACTGTTAAGAAATGATCTGCTGGACGCCGGTGTGCCCGAGCATCTATGTGTGTGGTCGCCGCTGCCGGGACCGCTGTCTGAAAGCTGGTACAATGGCGCCACCTTTGAAGAACTGCAGAAACGCTGTAATTTGCATGAGGGCGATATATTTTCCACTATTCGCAGGGAAATCGACGTACTGCGGCAGATTGAAAGGGCTGCCGGTGAGGACCGCTCTTTTAGACAGGTGATGCACGATATTCGGAACACCCTGGACCGGGACGAGGTAGCCGTACTGATATAA
- the hepT gene encoding type VII toxin-antitoxin system HepT family RNase toxin, whose translation MVDKEVVQHKIGIIEDNLAKLETLAELTPENFLDKFYYIESAKHLLQVSIEAMLDIAHHIIARERFRTPKTYAEAFLILTEQEILPQKKGLAFLQMAKFRNRVVHLYHDVDDKEVYLILKMNLDDFREFVRAVVKTFL comes from the coding sequence ATGGTGGATAAAGAGGTTGTCCAACACAAAATCGGTATTATTGAAGACAATTTGGCCAAATTGGAAACCCTGGCCGAGCTCACCCCTGAAAACTTTTTAGATAAGTTTTACTACATCGAATCCGCAAAGCACCTATTACAAGTATCCATTGAAGCAATGCTTGATATTGCCCACCATATAATAGCCAGGGAACGTTTCCGAACCCCCAAGACTTATGCTGAAGCTTTTTTAATTTTGACAGAGCAGGAGATTCTACCGCAAAAGAAGGGGTTGGCTTTTCTGCAAATGGCTAAGTTTCGCAACCGGGTAGTTCACTTGTATCATGATGTTGACGATAAAGAGGTATACCTAATCCTGAAAATGAATTTAGATGATTTTCGGGAATTCGTCAGGGCAGTGGTAAAGACATTTTTATAA
- a CDS encoding helix-turn-helix domain-containing protein, which produces MANARTEEIKRILLDHIPAEGQITLPELWNRAGSCLDELSGALQSLATRGEVTVQGTQGGPPEQVILSRPNGAGVPDGKEKRLAAKIIASNMPVLKAKLLTQAQEMIRELLGDGVPRTREQLAEMLPVELPSRLPGGMPDVVMRPDHTFTLRDTPAGQAEMARRSEEARAHSQWVRRQRQQVDELLEEYEVMTGEEISQSLGEKLLPEAVSHLICLPGGRYAHPDSDAAWDEVGRYLSRSEPISRKEFVRMFKRHKKLVAQIKKGREEPPFVILPDGRVTVDTRPEGAEELRRREILAYVHYTLKQKMGGRSFFTLEDFAPRERKLARQEALQAGCVEVKLGRRELFCAPIKADAGKIARELNEFTGLDLPARGGPTVPVAYLIDNSYTAREVGRLLGIHPGDVAGLRELGHLKGFQMEGVVRYWRVPADALHRSPNMERLLRRAEKIKPADAARILAISQDQIKRLIREGHLRSAGRSERGAYQLRRGDVEDLLARLHDIRTGWGESPGQSPERPVRHKKRRPRRSKSESVRVPGPIVLDNYQQKAIAALMDGHSVLVAAPTGTGKTLIAERLVNSILEQGREVVYTSPIKALSNQKYRDFARQYGHYQVGLITGDVSINERAQLLVMTTEIFRNWCFANPEWMDNISHVIFDEVHYLDDVERGTAWEESIIFAPPHIRILGLSATVPNIHEIARWMEEVRGSKVLVVEEYRRAVPLEINWISPDNEVLDEDEALDEIEALRQVGSRRRYLHGSGGKGD; this is translated from the coding sequence TTGGCAAACGCCAGAACAGAGGAAATAAAAAGAATATTGCTGGATCATATACCGGCGGAGGGGCAGATCACCCTACCCGAATTGTGGAACCGGGCCGGAAGCTGTCTTGATGAGCTGTCCGGTGCATTGCAATCCCTGGCTACCCGGGGCGAGGTGACAGTGCAGGGCACTCAGGGCGGTCCACCGGAGCAGGTTATATTGAGTCGCCCCAACGGTGCCGGAGTCCCTGACGGGAAGGAAAAACGGTTGGCCGCCAAAATTATTGCTTCCAACATGCCCGTGTTGAAGGCTAAATTGCTGACCCAGGCACAGGAAATGATCAGGGAGTTGCTGGGTGACGGAGTGCCCCGGACGCGGGAGCAACTGGCGGAAATGCTTCCGGTGGAATTGCCGTCCAGGCTGCCCGGAGGTATGCCTGATGTTGTTATGCGGCCGGATCATACCTTTACACTGCGGGATACTCCGGCGGGGCAGGCTGAAATGGCCCGGCGGTCTGAGGAGGCGCGGGCCCACAGCCAATGGGTTCGCCGGCAGCGCCAGCAGGTGGATGAATTGCTTGAAGAGTACGAAGTAATGACGGGGGAAGAAATCAGCCAATCGTTGGGTGAAAAGCTGCTGCCCGAGGCGGTGTCCCACTTGATTTGCCTGCCCGGCGGCCGTTATGCCCACCCGGACAGCGATGCGGCCTGGGACGAGGTGGGGAGGTATTTGTCACGCAGCGAGCCCATCAGCCGCAAGGAATTTGTCCGCATGTTCAAGCGTCATAAGAAACTGGTGGCCCAAATTAAAAAGGGGCGGGAGGAGCCGCCCTTTGTTATATTGCCCGACGGGCGCGTTACTGTGGATACCCGGCCCGAAGGTGCCGAGGAATTGCGCCGCCGGGAGATACTGGCTTATGTGCACTATACATTGAAACAAAAGATGGGCGGTCGTTCATTTTTTACCCTGGAGGACTTTGCCCCCCGGGAGCGTAAACTGGCCCGGCAGGAGGCGTTGCAGGCCGGCTGTGTGGAAGTGAAATTGGGGCGGCGGGAGCTGTTTTGTGCCCCCATCAAAGCAGACGCGGGCAAAATTGCCCGGGAGTTAAATGAATTTACCGGGTTGGATTTGCCTGCCCGGGGCGGCCCAACGGTACCGGTGGCTTACCTCATAGATAACTCGTACACTGCCCGGGAAGTGGGGCGATTGCTGGGTATACATCCCGGCGATGTGGCCGGTTTGCGGGAATTGGGACACCTGAAGGGTTTTCAAATGGAAGGGGTTGTGCGCTACTGGCGTGTTCCCGCAGATGCTTTGCACCGTTCCCCTAATATGGAAAGACTGCTGCGGCGGGCCGAGAAAATAAAACCGGCCGACGCCGCCAGGATATTGGCCATATCCCAGGACCAGATCAAACGGTTGATCCGGGAGGGACACCTGCGCAGCGCGGGTCGTTCGGAGCGGGGCGCGTATCAGCTGCGCCGCGGCGATGTGGAGGATTTACTGGCCCGCCTCCATGATATTCGGACGGGATGGGGCGAATCACCAGGCCAAAGCCCTGAGCGGCCGGTGCGGCACAAAAAACGGCGCCCCAGGCGGAGCAAAAGCGAATCTGTTCGGGTACCCGGGCCAATAGTGCTGGATAATTACCAGCAAAAAGCCATTGCAGCATTGATGGATGGCCATTCGGTGCTGGTGGCGGCACCCACCGGCACTGGAAAAACGCTGATTGCCGAGCGTTTGGTGAACAGTATTTTAGAGCAGGGCCGTGAGGTTGTTTACACATCTCCCATAAAAGCCCTCTCCAATCAGAAATACCGTGACTTTGCCCGCCAGTACGGCCACTACCAGGTGGGGTTGATTACCGGTGATGTATCCATTAATGAGCGGGCTCAGCTTTTAGTGATGACCACTGAAATTTTTCGCAACTGGTGCTTTGCCAACCCGGAGTGGATGGATAATATATCTCATGTAATATTTGACGAAGTACATTACCTTGATGATGTGGAGCGGGGCACGGCCTGGGAGGAGAGTATCATTTTTGCGCCCCCCCATATACGAATACTGGGTCTTTCCGCCACCGTGCCCAATATTCATGAAATAGCCCGTTGGATGGAGGAAGTGAGAGGCAGCAAAGTGTTGGTAGTGGAAGAATACCGTCGGGCTGTGCCGCTGGAAATCAACTGGATTTCCCCGGATAACGAAGTGCTGGATGAAGATGAGGCCCTTGATGAAATTGAAGCGCTGCGCCAGGTGGGCAGCCGCCGCCGGTATTTACATGGTAGCGGTGGGAAGGGGGATTAA